The genomic DNA CGATGGTTCGCTCTATGGCACGCTGTGCGCCACCAGCACGCAGCAAAAGCCGCTCAGCTTTAACAGCGAACAGGTGCTGCAGCTGTTTGCCAGCATTATCGCGCGCTATATCGAAAAGGAGTCGCTGGTCACCCAGCTGCAGGAGGCCAACGCGGCGCTGGTCTATCACTCCTATACCGATGCGCTGACCGGCCTGCCTAACCGCCGGGCGGTTTTTGAAAACCTGGAGACGCTGTTTTCACTGGCGCGTCATCTGAACCTCGCGGTCATTCTCGCGTTTATCGACCTCGATCGCTTCAAGGAAATTAACGATGTCTACGGTCACCAGGCGGGCGATGAATTTTTACAGCTGGTGGGGCAACGTCTTAGGCACGGCATTTCTGTCGACGATCAGCTCGGCAGACTAGGCGGCGACGAATTTATGGTCGCCACGCTTGAGCGTTCGACCACTCAGCTTGCGCAGTTTACCGAAACGCTGCGCCAGTTGCTGATCGGCGATTATCTGCTGGGTGAGGTGTTGATCCACTATCCTGGCGCCAGCATCGGCGCAGTGCGCGTCGACCCATCGCACATGGACCCGGACAGCGCCCTTCGCGCCGCCGATAGCGCAATGTACGAGGACAAAAAATTTCGCCATCGGCCGCAAATTAGCGCCCAGCGGGTAGGCTAATTACAGTATCATACGCGCTGTTTATAACAGGAATCAGGATGTCACCATGAGATTGGGTATCGCTTTCCCTATCGTTATCTTTGTTATTGCCGTGATCTTTCTGGGCTGGTTTTTTATTGGCGGCTACGCGCTGCCGGGAGGAGCACAATGAGAAAGACCACGATTATCATGCTGATCGTCGCCATCGTCACCGTCGTTGGCGTCCAGCTCGGCTGGTGGTAGCTCGCCAAAGATAAGCCGCGCCCCCGCCGGCTTATCCCCTTTCCCCGCGCCGCTTTTTCATCTGATACATTTCCGCATCCGCCTGCTGAATCGCCTCGTCCAGGCTATCCCGGCACGATGCCACGCCCCATGATACCGACAGCGGCACCGGCGTCCCCTGGACGCTAAATGGCAGCATGGCAATACCGGAAGCTATCCGTTCAGCCACCATATGCGCGTGGGCAACATCCGTACGGCTGAGCAGCACAATAAACTCATCGCCGCCGCTGCGAATGACCCAGTCACCGTTAGCGCGCACTGAATCCAGCATGCGGCCAGCAATCGCCTGTAGCGCAAGGTCGCCCACCTGGTGCCCGTAGCTATCGTTAATTGACTTAAATTTATTACAGTCGAAGAGGATCACCGTCATATACGGCAGCGAGCGTTGCTGAATCACAGAGAAAATATTGCGCGTAAAGCAACCAGTCAACGCGTCGCGATAAAAGCGCAAATCGGCGCGATTAAGGTGGAAGCGAATCAGTATAAACAGCAGTATGAGCAGCACAGGCGCAAGTGTCAGGGTGGTTATCGCCGCAGGATCTTCGCCCAGGAAGGACCAGAAAGGCAGCGCATATTTGATCTCATAACGCGACGACACCGTATGGGTATGGTAGTTATCCAGCCAGCTACAGTCATTAACGATACACAGCAATTCGCCCGTACGACGATTCTGAAAACCCAGTATTAATCCGTCCTGCACCCGATTATTAAATGCCTCCTTCAGGGCAGACATCAGTTGGGGTGAAGATAAATCATAAACCAGGTAAGCAACAATATGATTGCTGGCCTCCCCCTCGGAAAGATCGTAAATATAGCTCACCACGCTATAGGCTTTACTGCCCGTGATTTTATCATCATAAAAATCCGTCGAACTGCGCGATTTTTTCAGGACACTGGTCTGTAATACGCGATCGTAAAACGGTTCTGGCTCGGAAAAGAACTTTCGCAGGTTATTAGCCATTTGTGATGTGTCAAAATTAAACGGCACGGAGTCAGAGGCGTTAAACCAGTAAAACCAACTCGCGTCGCTGGCAATAACATAGCGGTGAATGTCTTTGAGGGCTGGATTCAGCGCGTGGCTTTTCTGACGCACGAATTCGGCGGCCAGGTACATGCAGCGGCCACGACGCTCCTGGGTGCGGGCAACCATCGCGCCGCGCTGAAGGTCAAGCGCCTGCGGGTTAGCGTTAATCCCCCATGCGCTACCTCGCGCCTCGAAAATATCGGCCTCGCCACACATCGCGTGAGAGCTTATCTGCTGAAAGCGCACGCCCGTCGCATCGGCAATCAGCTCATTATCATTAAACATCTCCGTCATCTGATTTTGCAGAGCGTTAATGCCTTCGTTAACCTGCGACATGGCGCGGGAATAAAGAATGAAAAGCGTTACGCAGATCAAACCCAAGGTCATCAATGCCGATGCCAGCAGCGCCTGTTTCTTACGTAAACTGTCCTGGATAATTCTCACTGGCACCCCGAATGAATGGGCTTTCTTCCTGAAACACGCTCTACGTTAGCATTTTTCGTATTGCGATAAATTTGCATTACGAAGCAGGATCATTCTGGATAACGAAGTGCGCACGCGTGAATTTGATCGTGTCAGGTCTTTATCAAAATGGCAATCAGAATACGGTAAGGCGAGCAGAACGCTCGCCGGAAAGAATTAACGCTGGTTATCAGAGCCTAAAAAGAAAAAACCCAATGGAATTGAAAACAGTAAGGTAAAAATAGAGCTGTAAACCAGCACCATTGCCCCCTGCAGCACAAACATGCTTGTGGTCCATTCGGAATACGGCAGGTTGTATTCACTCACCACCCCACCGAAGGTCGCTCGTCCCACCACCACAACGGCAATCGCAAACACCACAAAAGCGGACAACAGGAATTTTTTGCCGTTTGACGTCCGCAGTTTCTCCAGAATCATTGCATCCTCCCGACGCTGACTTCACGATATTTCACCGTATTTGTAACACTAATGAAGCATAAATTGAATATTTATCATTGCAACAAGTGAACAATTAACGGCAAAAAAGAACAAGAATTTAACACCACACGAAAGATGCATTTAAAATGCATTTTATTGTAAACAGGCTGGAAAAAATGTGCTTTAATACATTCAACGTATAGGGGGAAAACATGCTACGCATTCCGCAAACTTGTATTCATACCCGTTCCACCCCGTTCTGGAACAAAGACACCGCGCCGGCCGGTATTTTTCAACGTCACCTGGATAAAGGTACGCGACCGGGCGTTTATCCGCGACTGTCGGTCCATCAGGGGGCCGTTCGTTATCTGGGTTTTGCCAGCGAAACCTCACCGGAGCCGGAGAGCGAACTGGTTATCAACGCCGGCCATTTTGGCGTGTTCCCGCCGGAGAAGTGGCATTACATCGAAACGATGACCGACGATACCGTCTTTAACATCGACTTCTTTGTCGAAGCTGATGTGCTGAAATCCCTATAGAACACTATGGTGATGTAGTAAGGAGCCATCCATGTTACGTATTCCTGAAAACTTTGTTCATTCGCGTTCGACCCCGTTCTGGAATAAAGACACCGCGCCGAAAGCCCTGTTCACCCATCACAACACTAAAGCCCACGTTTACGGACGGTTATCCGTGATGCAAGGGGCCGTGCGCTACTTTGGCTTCCCCGACGGCGACGCAACCGAACCAGACGTTGAGGTGGTGATAGAAGCGGGCTCCTTTGGCATTTCACCGCCGCAGAAGTGGCATCGCATTGAGCTGCTCACTGACGACACCTATTTTAATATCGACTTCTTTGCCGATCCTGATGCTACGCTTGAGGGTATTGGCCTGGGCAAAGTGGTTAATTCACATAAGGGGTAACAGCAATGGGTAAGGCAACCTATACGGTGACCGTCACCAACAATAGCAACGGCGTTTCCGTCGATTATGAAACCGAGACGCCGATGGAGCTGTTGGTCCCAGATGTTGCCGCTGACGTGGTTAAAGAGCTGGTCAATACCGTGCGCGCTTATGATACCGAAAACGAGCATGATGTTTGCGGCTGGTAGCGTTCGCATGAAATGAAAAAAGGAGCCTGAAACGGCTCCTTTTTTTTGTTCTCGCCCGGATGGCGTAGGCCATCAATGCAGATTCATACTTTGGTTGCAGCGCCCTAGCCCCCGCGTTTTGCCAGGTTTAAAACAATCACTGGCGGAGGAAAACGCAATGGCCTGGCGACCTTTTCTTTATTTGATCATCAACAAAACACCACACCTTACGCCAGGACGCGGCAAGCTCAGGTTGGTCAGCAGCGTATAGCGACGCAGGTTTGTCGATTACTCGAAGAAAACGTCTGGGTTATCGGCCAGCGACACGAAGCGCTTGCTGTTTTTTTCCAGCGCACGAATTTCGCCGCTCTCAATGTCGTATACCCAGCCATGCAAACGCAGCGCGTTATCGCGCAGGCCTACTGCCACCGACGGATGGGTTTTAATATTATTCAGCTGAGCAATCACGTTCTCTTCAACCATGGCGTTCACTTTATCGGTTTCGTTGACGAAGGTTTTCTTCTCAACGACCGCTTTCGCCGCATCGGAGTAACGCAGCCAATGGGATACCGCGGGCATAGGCTCCAGGCACTGGCAGGTCGCAATGGCTTTCATGGCACCGCAGTTAGAGTGACCGCAGATAACGATATCCGTGACGCCTAACGCGACAACAGCATATTCGATCGTCGCTGATACGCCGCCCGGCTCCGGGCCAAATGACGGCACGATATTCCCGGCGTTGCGGATAACAAACAGCTGCCCCGGCTCTTGCTGTGTCACCAGTTCAGGCACCAGACGGCTGTCTGAGCAGGAGATGAACAGTGCTTTTGGATTCTGGCTAGACGCCAGGCTGCGGAAGAGTTCCTTACGCTGAGGGAAAACTTCTTTCTGAAAGTTGAGGAACCCTTCAATGATATGTTGCATAGCAGTATCTCTTTTTCGTTTTTACGCAGGTCATGATTAACATCACATTTTCAGTGTACCACCTGCGCGCAGAAGGAAAAGACCCTTCTGGCATTAACATGCAAGTTACGTACTCGTCATAACCCGGTTACGCCCGGCGCGCTTGGCGGCGTACAGCGCGCTGTCGGCGAAAGAAATACATTCATCGGCGGAGAACACTTTGTCCGACGAACAAAACAAACCTATGCTAATCGTCATTGGCTCCGGAGTCCGATACGCCAAGCCCTGCGCCGTTTCCCGCTCTATTTCAACGCGTATTCTTTCGGCAATCCGCGCCGCCACCGTCGGGGGCGTGTCGTGCAGTAGCACCGCGAACTCTTCCCCGCCGATGCGTGCCAGAATATCCTCCTCGCGCACCGCGTTTTTCGCCAGCGCAACCACCGTCTTAATCACCGCATCGCCCGCCGGGTGCCCATAGCGGTCGTTGATACGTTTAAAATGATCAATGTCCATAATCATCAGGCTGATTGGCCTCCTGGAAACCATCAACTGCTGCAGCTCCTGGTAGAAATAGGCGCGGTTATAGATCCCGGTAAGCGGATCGTGAATCGACAACATCGTCGATTTTTTATGCATTTTGAAAATATCGTACAGCAGCACGACAATCACAAAGAAGGTACAAACGACCTCCACGCCGCGGCTAAGGTACCAGACGGGGAAATTGTACTCGTTCAGGTTAAGCAAAATAATATTGCTGAACAGGCTGGAAACGCAGAACGCGGCGATGCTGCACCACAGCAAGCTGCGCAGTTGGGTAATCACAATAGTCAGCACCAGAGTCATAAACCAGGCGGCCACAACGGCAACGCCGTAGTAGGAATTCCAGGCATTGCGGCCATTCGCAAAGCGCGTCCCCATAAGATTAAGTGAAATCTGCGGATTATAGCTGGACAAATTATGCGCAGAGATCGCCATCACCAGGAATATGCAGGCAAGGAGCAGCACCAGCGCTTCATCTTTACCCACAGGCGCAATATTCTGGTTCATTCGACGGGCATAAAACAGCGCAATCAGAAATGACGACATCAGCGTTAGCTGGCGAAACAGATAAAAAATCGCTAAATCATTGGTGATAGCTTTCAATGGAATACACAGCGCAATCATTTCCTGGATAAGAACCAGAACCTCGACCCAATAAATATCCGCACCGAGAAATCCCAGCCCAAGGATGGCGACAAAAAGCAGTTTTCTATTACAGATAAACTGGAAAAACATAAAGAAAAAGATAATTGCATCAAGCAACAGCAGTAGCCCGGAAAAAACCAGGTAATAAATATCGGCAATAAAAATGGTATAGGTAGCCAGATGGCCCGCCAGCATAAACATCGCCACGATAAGCAGGCTGACGGCGGTGAGGCTAAAAATAATTCGTTTACTGACGCAGGAACAGCACAGGCTCATCAATGAGTCCTCCATGACAACTTCTCATGTTATAGTCTGTCGTCACGCCAATGCATATTGCGCTTAATCAATATTTAACTTTATAAATAGCAGGACATCCACTTGCTATTTCTTTGCTAATGTTTTATCAGCCATTTATATGAAGAGAAAAATCATTCACGCGATGAATACTTTAATCACCATCATTAATAAAATGTATTTATATTGGCAAAAAGCGTTCCAAATAAATGCCCGCATTAATAGATAAACCGCCTGATACGCTTCACGTCGGAAATAACCGCCCGAAGGCGGTATTGCGATACTACACGTCTGACTCCAGCGCATCCTGGATTGCATCAGCCAGGGTAGCAACCTCTTGTGAGACGTTACGCAGGTCCATCTGCGAACGAATTCCGGCATTCGCAGTGGTGGCAGACACGGCCGCTTTAGCTATCTCTAGCGCAGCCTGAACGGCCAGCAGACGCTTGCGGTTCTCAGCGGCATCAACGCCGGTTGCATCATCAAGATCAAAGTACCCTTCTAACATGGTTATCTCCTTTATAAGTGCTTGCCTAGTGTAGGGGGATAGCCGCGCGCAGGCCACCAAAATCGCCCACCGTCAGCCACATAAGCGCGGCGTAACCTGCGCAAACAGACAAAATAACCATCACAAACTATTAGTTTTGCAATCAATCGTCTACACTCATCTCAGGGAATACAGGGATGGTGAATCAATAAAATTAATATAAGAAACAGGGATACAGGGGAGATAAAAATGGAATTGAGCGACACGCTGTGCGAACTTTTTGAGCAAGTCAGGTATAAATCTGATTTCCCGCAGTTCTTAACACAGTTAAAACAAAATGATATTTCGTATTACATTTATTTTGTCGCCACGGGCAATGTCAAAATTGTCACGACCTCTGACTCTTACGTATCCATGAAGAGTGACCGTAGCTTAATTAAAGTCAGCGCAGGCGGCAGCAGCCATTTGGCCCGAATGGCCGCAAAGCGACATTTTACCGGCATCACCCCGTTTGAACAATATTGCCGCGAATTAGCCAGAGCGGGCGTCTTTAAGTGGGTGGTGG from Klebsiella sp. WP3-W18-ESBL-02 includes the following:
- a CDS encoding sensor domain-containing diguanylate cyclase, producing the protein MSDIILARVSQTLATEQSLESLVRQLLEMLELVTNMESTYLTKIDTQADLQHIVYSRNSGDMTIPENLTVPWGDTLCKRAMDDRCFYSDNVPERWADCEAAKALGITTFLSTPIHLTDGSLYGTLCATSTQQKPLSFNSEQVLQLFASIIARYIEKESLVTQLQEANAALVYHSYTDALTGLPNRRAVFENLETLFSLARHLNLAVILAFIDLDRFKEINDVYGHQAGDEFLQLVGQRLRHGISVDDQLGRLGGDEFMVATLERSTTQLAQFTETLRQLLIGDYLLGEVLIHYPGASIGAVRVDPSHMDPDSALRAADSAMYEDKKFRHRPQISAQRVG
- a CDS encoding YoaK family small membrane protein, with product MRLGIAFPIVIFVIAVIFLGWFFIGGYALPGGAQ
- a CDS encoding GGDEF domain-containing protein; amino-acid sequence: MRIIQDSLRKKQALLASALMTLGLICVTLFILYSRAMSQVNEGINALQNQMTEMFNDNELIADATGVRFQQISSHAMCGEADIFEARGSAWGINANPQALDLQRGAMVARTQERRGRCMYLAAEFVRQKSHALNPALKDIHRYVIASDASWFYWFNASDSVPFNFDTSQMANNLRKFFSEPEPFYDRVLQTSVLKKSRSSTDFYDDKITGSKAYSVVSYIYDLSEGEASNHIVAYLVYDLSSPQLMSALKEAFNNRVQDGLILGFQNRRTGELLCIVNDCSWLDNYHTHTVSSRYEIKYALPFWSFLGEDPAAITTLTLAPVLLILLFILIRFHLNRADLRFYRDALTGCFTRNIFSVIQQRSLPYMTVILFDCNKFKSINDSYGHQVGDLALQAIAGRMLDSVRANGDWVIRSGGDEFIVLLSRTDVAHAHMVAERIASGIAMLPFSVQGTPVPLSVSWGVASCRDSLDEAIQQADAEMYQMKKRRGERG
- a CDS encoding DUF2534 family protein; its protein translation is MILEKLRTSNGKKFLLSAFVVFAIAVVVVGRATFGGVVSEYNLPYSEWTTSMFVLQGAMVLVYSSIFTLLFSIPLGFFFLGSDNQR
- a CDS encoding DUF1971 domain-containing protein, yielding MLRIPQTCIHTRSTPFWNKDTAPAGIFQRHLDKGTRPGVYPRLSVHQGAVRYLGFASETSPEPESELVINAGHFGVFPPEKWHYIETMTDDTVFNIDFFVEADVLKSL
- a CDS encoding DUF1971 domain-containing protein, with product MLRIPENFVHSRSTPFWNKDTAPKALFTHHNTKAHVYGRLSVMQGAVRYFGFPDGDATEPDVEVVIEAGSFGISPPQKWHRIELLTDDTYFNIDFFADPDATLEGIGLGKVVNSHKG
- a CDS encoding DUF1869 domain-containing protein, whose amino-acid sequence is MGKATYTVTVTNNSNGVSVDYETETPMELLVPDVAADVVKELVNTVRAYDTENEHDVCGW
- a CDS encoding carbonic anhydrase; the encoded protein is MQHIIEGFLNFQKEVFPQRKELFRSLASSQNPKALFISCSDSRLVPELVTQQEPGQLFVIRNAGNIVPSFGPEPGGVSATIEYAVVALGVTDIVICGHSNCGAMKAIATCQCLEPMPAVSHWLRYSDAAKAVVEKKTFVNETDKVNAMVEENVIAQLNNIKTHPSVAVGLRDNALRLHGWVYDIESGEIRALEKNSKRFVSLADNPDVFFE
- a CDS encoding sensor domain-containing diguanylate cyclase encodes the protein MEDSLMSLCCSCVSKRIIFSLTAVSLLIVAMFMLAGHLATYTIFIADIYYLVFSGLLLLLDAIIFFFMFFQFICNRKLLFVAILGLGFLGADIYWVEVLVLIQEMIALCIPLKAITNDLAIFYLFRQLTLMSSFLIALFYARRMNQNIAPVGKDEALVLLLACIFLVMAISAHNLSSYNPQISLNLMGTRFANGRNAWNSYYGVAVVAAWFMTLVLTIVITQLRSLLWCSIAAFCVSSLFSNIILLNLNEYNFPVWYLSRGVEVVCTFFVIVVLLYDIFKMHKKSTMLSIHDPLTGIYNRAYFYQELQQLMVSRRPISLMIMDIDHFKRINDRYGHPAGDAVIKTVVALAKNAVREEDILARIGGEEFAVLLHDTPPTVAARIAERIRVEIERETAQGLAYRTPEPMTISIGLFCSSDKVFSADECISFADSALYAAKRAGRNRVMTST
- a CDS encoding DUF1398 family protein; amino-acid sequence: MELSDTLCELFEQVRYKSDFPQFLTQLKQNDISYYIYFVATGNVKIVTTSDSYVSMKSDRSLIKVSAGGSSHLARMAAKRHFTGITPFEQYCRELARAGVFKWVVDVNEVNRSYWSKDNQLLHTENIISPT